From a single Candoia aspera isolate rCanAsp1 chromosome 10, rCanAsp1.hap2, whole genome shotgun sequence genomic region:
- the ZC3H12A gene encoding endoribonuclease ZC3H12A, translating to MDLDRLPPSALRFPGWNGTPLPFSRGVGGPEESDRSASLESGYLSLRGCIPERSGGPGGADPDPWSALDQGQAEQRRKVEFFRKLGYSAEEVLGALQKHGLEADTNTVLGELVKHGAALAEREPFRPLEEAAEAPPVPRAPPVPGSPPALPVPSEEEEGDHLRPVVIDGSNVAMSHGDKDTFSCRGILLAVSWFLDRGHKDVTVFVPSWRKEQPRPDVAIADQHILHDLEKKSILVFTPSRRVGRKRVVCYDDRFIVKLAHESDGIVVSNDVYRDLQAERPEWKKFIEERLLMYSFVNDKFMPPDDPLGRHGPSLDDFLRKTPAAPEQKQQQCPYGKKCTYGIKCKFYHPGRLHQLQRSVADELRANARLSPPRGTPATEEERGCWRSSHGDVWGSASTEGENIPLPKALAEKTSATHKARHGDVPPPFLRGDACGVPTRKSHTYRSPGQYQLPPGDTLTHISQDHLDSGIGSLESQLSEMWPSPAGSHIKGAQQGLLGGGSCRGQGPAYQVPPGPEHRSCYGQYLPQSFLPYGAEAPPSGQVAPHSFPGYGVPDSSLGPGRKYWSEPYHPGPVVRQDLPRARCLAYKDPSCHWATPDGFAEERAKVHIKLCGIFHPHLVDAVMSRFPQLLDPQQLAAEILTYKTQHPGV from the exons ATGGATCTGGAtcggctgcctccgagcgccctGCGCTTCCCCGGCTGGAACGGGACCCCCCTGCCTTTCTCCCGGGGCGTCGGCGGGCCGGAAGAGTCGGACAGGAGCGCCTCTCTCGAAAGCGGCTACCTCAGCCTGCGGGGCTGCATCCCCGAGCGGAGCGGCGGACCCGGCGGGGCCGATCCCGACCCGTGGAGTGCCCTGGATCAGGGCCAGGCGGAGCAGCGGCGGAAAGTGGAGTTCTTCCGCAAGCTGGGCTACTCCGCGGAAGAGGTCTTGGGCGCCCTGCAGAAGCACGGCTTGGAGGCGGACACCAACACCGTCCTCGGGGAGCTGGTGAAGCACGGCGCGGCCCTGGCGGAGAGGGAGCCTTTCCGGCCGCTCGAGGAGGCTGCTGAGGCCCCGCCGGTTCCGAGGGCACCTCCCGTCCCCGGCAGCCCCCCAGCCCTGCCTGTGCCTtcggaagaggaggagggggaccaCTTGCGTCCAGTCGTGATTGATGGGAGCAACGTGGCCATGAG TCACGGAGACAAAGACACCTTCTCCTGCCGAGGCATCCTGCTGGCTGTGAGCTGGTTTCTTGACCGAGGACACAAGGACGTCACGGTCTTTGTCCCGTCCTGGAGAAAAGAGCAGCCGCGGCCTGATGTTGCCATCGCAG ACCAGCACATCCTCCATGATCTTGAGAAGAAGAGCATCCTTGTCTTCACTCCTTCCCGGCGCGTGGGACGCAAGCGGGTGGTCTGCTACGACGACCGCTTCATTGTGAAGTTGGCCCATGAGTCGGATGGCATTGTGGTTTCAAATGATGTCTACAGGGATCTGCAAGCGGAACGGCCAGAGTGGAAGAAGTTCATTGAGGAACGCTTGCTTATGTATTCGTTTGTCAATGACAA GTTCATGCCCCCTGATGACCCCTTGGGGCGCCATGGACCCAGCCTGGATGATTTTCTGAGGAAGACGCCAGCAGCACCtgagcagaaacagcagcagtgCCCTTATG GCAAGAAGTGCACGTACGGAATCAAGTGCAAGTTCTACCACCCTGGGCGGCTGCACCAGCTGCAGCGCTCAGTTGCCGATGAGCTCCGGGCCAACGCCAGGCTCTCCCCCCCCCGGGGCACGCCAGCCACTGAGGAGGAGAGGGGGTGTTGGAGATCCTCCCATGGGGATGTCTGGGGCTCTGCATCCACAGAGGGGGAGAACATCCCCTTGCCAAAAGCGTTGGCTGAGAAGACTAGCGCCACCCATAAAGCCAGGCATGGCGATGTGCCACCCCCCTTCCTCAGAGGGGATGCCTGCGGAGTCCCCACCCGGAAGAGTCACACCTACAGGAGCCCAGGTCAGTACCAGCTGCCTCCTGGGGACACCCTCACCCACATTTCTCAAGATCACCTTGACTCGGGCATTGGCTCCCTGGAAAGCCAGCTCTCTGAGATGTGGCCCAGCCCCGCAGGCAGCCACATCAAGGGGGCCCAGCAAGGGCTGCTGGGCGGGGGCAGCTGCAGGGGGCAGGGGCCTGCCTATCAGGTCCCTCCTGGCCCTGAACACAGGAGTTGTTACGGCCAGTACCTGCCGCAGAGCTTTCTGCCGTATGGTGCAGAAGCACCCCCTTCTGGCCAGGTTGCTCCTCATTCTTTCCCTGGGTACGGTGTGCCCGACTCCTCTCTGGGCCCTGGACGCAAGTACTGGTCTGAGCCATACCATCCAGGGCCTGTGGTGCGCCAAGACCTGCCAAGGGCTCGCTGCCTGGCCTACAAGGACCCCTCGTGCCATTGGGCCACCCCTGACGGTTTCGCAGAAGAACGCGCAAAGGTGCACATCAAGCTTTGTGGGATCTTCCACCCTCACCTGGTGGACGCTGTGATGAGCCGCTTCCCGCAGCTCTTGGATCCTCAGCAGCTGGCTGCCGAAATCCTCACATACAAGACCCAGCATCCCGGGGTGTGA